A region of Sugiyamaella lignohabitans strain CBS 10342 chromosome A, complete sequence DNA encodes the following proteins:
- the MSS4 gene encoding 1-phosphatidylinositol-4-phosphate 5-kinase (Phosphatidylinositol-4-phosphate 5-kinase; involved in actin cytoskeleton organization and cell morphogenesis; multicopy suppressor of stt4 mutation; GO_component: GO:0005634 - nucleus [Evidence IDA] [PMID 9624177]; GO_component: GO:0005886 - plasma membrane [Evidence IDA] [PMID 9624177]; GO_function: GO:0016308 - 1-phosphatidylinositol-4-phosphate 5-kinase activity [Evidence IEA]; GO_function: GO:0016308 - 1-phosphatidylinositol-4-phosphate 5-kinase activity [Evidence IDA] [PMID 9624177]; GO_function: GO:0016308 - 1-phosphatidylinositol-4-phosphate 5-kinase activity [Evidence IDA] [PMID 9624178]; GO_function: GO:0005524 - ATP binding [Evidence IEA]; GO_function: GO:0016301 - kinase activity [Evidence IEA]; GO_function: GO:0000166 - nucleotide binding [Evidence IEA]; GO_function: GO:0016307 - phosphatidylinositol phosphate kinase activity [Evidence IEA]; GO_function: GO:0016740 - transferase activity [Evidence IEA]; GO_process: GO:0031321 - ascospore-type prospore assembly [Evidence IGI] [PMID 19502581]; GO_process: GO:0046488 - phosphatidylinositol metabolic process [Evidence IEA]; GO_process: GO:0046854 - phosphatidylinositol phosphorylation [Evidence IDA] [PMID 9624177]; GO_process: GO:0046854 - phosphatidylinositol phosphorylation [Evidence IDA] [PMID 9624178]; GO_process: GO:0016310 - phosphorylation [Evidence IEA]), with protein MRTTIFFDGVYRCVRTSLAPGVSHTSSPTIHAVAGGTVEGHSQDLFNTIRKRQGIRTSDYLSAFDLNSAAIAIKSPGRSGSDLFYTEDGKYIIKTIPSSEHKVLIDLLPSYVKHLERHKNSLLPVFLGHYTHENNGKRTHFVVMKNLFSGHSQVDRVYDLKGSTYNRAVDENTDNVGRFVYKDIEWMKHKEAIHMNDEERTKVVIQMMNDVAFLKRNNIFDYSMLVGKYDKSRKSVMGIIDILRPYNKPQALKRTALGLLHDPTTLSCMRPDDYAARFFNFMESTVVPTVSTGRVSRHHQH; from the coding sequence ATGCGAACcaccattttctttgatgGTGTTTACAGATGCGTCCGCACTAGTTTGGCTCCTGGTGTGAGCCATACCTCTTCTCCCACAATTCACGCTGTGGCTGGTGGTACAGTTGAGGGACATTCGCAAGATCTGTTTAATACCATTCGTAAACGACAGGGAATTAGAACCAGCGACTACCTAAGCGCATTTGACTTGaattctgctgctattgctatCAAGTCTCCTGGTAGATCTGGTTCCGATTTGTTCTACACTGAAGATGGTAAGTACATCATTAAGACAATTCCCAGTTCTGAACACAAGGTGCTGATTGACTTGTTACCCTCATATGTTAAGCACCTTGAGCGACATAAGAATAGTCTTTTGCCAGTATTCCTTGGTCACTATACCCACGAAAATAATGGCAAGCGAACTCATTTCGTTgtgatgaagaatttgTTCTCAGGACACAGTCAGGTTGATAGAGTCTATGATCTCAAGGGGTCTACGTACAATCGAGCCGTTGACGAAAACACAGACAATGTTGGTCGGTTCGTGTACAAAGACATTGAGTGGATGAAACACAAGGAGGCTATTCACATGaatgatgaagaaagaacaaaGGTCGTGATCCAGATGATGAATGATGTTGCATTCCTGAAGAGAAATAACATCTTCGACTACTCCATGCTGGTTGGTAAGTACGATAAGAGTAGAAAGAGTGTAATGGGAATCATTGACATTTTGAGACCCTATAACAAACCACAAGCTCTGAAGAGAACAGCACTGGGATTGCTCCATGATCCCACCACTCTTAGTTGTATGAGACCTGACGACTATGCAGCAAGgttcttcaatttcatgGAATCCACAGTGGTGCCCACGGTTAGCACAGGCAGAGTCAGCAGACACCACCAACATTGA